In Bacillota bacterium, the genomic stretch GCCATCATTTGCACGAGCACCCACGGGCATGCCCCTGGTCAAGGCGGTTACCACTCCCTCGTCAAACGGGATCTTCCCGGCAACCTGTATCCCCTCAGCCGCGCAGTGCTGTTCGATCTCCTGAGCCTTCCCCTCGTGGAGATCGTACTTGTTTATGCACACAACCACCTCTACGCCGAAGTGTCTTGCCAGCTCAAGTGCTCTTGCCATGTCGTGGGTCCCGGCGACTGTAGGCTCGGTGACGATTAGGGCCAGGTCCACCCCGGAAATTGACGCTATGACCGGGCAGCCTATCCCAGGCGGTCCGTCAATGATGATGAGGTCCAGTTCCAGGCTCTTCGCCAAGGAACGGGCCTCATCCCGCACCCGGGTTACAAGCTTGCCGGAACTCTCCTCGGCGACGCCAAGCCTGGCGTGGACTAGAGGACCGTAAGGGGTGTCTGATATGAACCAGTGGCCAGAGAGATTGTCTTGCATGACTATCGCGCCCTGGGGGCAAACATGGGAGCACACGGCACAACCCTCGCACGAAATAGGGTCGATCTCGATGCGCCCCTTGCCCATGACGATGGCGCCGAAACGGCAGGCTTCGATACAGTCCCCGCACCCCGTACACTTGGCCTCGTCAAGCCCGGCCTTCTTGGAGCCGTAGAACTCTGTAGTCTCGCGCACCGTGGGCTTCAGCAGCAGGTGGAGGTCAGCGGCATCCACGTCACAATCAGCAAGAACTTTGTTCTTGGACAGCACCGCAAACGCTCCGACTATGGAGGTCTTGCCGGTACCACCTTTTCCGCTTATGACAAGTAGTTCTTTCAATATCGCGTCATCCCTTCGACTCCGGCTCACTATCGGTTGCTTACCGAACCCCTGCCAAAACACAGACCCTCCGCCAAAGATCTCGGAAGGCTTCGCGTAGTTCAGGGAAATCCTCAACGAGCCTCCCTCCACCGGCATAACAGGCAGCGTATCTCCGATCGAAGGGGATTTCCAGCAGTATAGGTATCTTCTCTAGTCTGCAGTAGGCCACAAGGTTACTGTCGCCAATGCCTGAACGGTTGATCACCACACCAAACGGGACACCCAGCTCCCTTACCATGTCAATGGCCAGAAGGAGATCATTGACACCGAAAGGCGTTGGCTCTGTAACCAGTATACAGAAATCGCTGTCTTTCACCGAGGCTACCACAGGGCAGGACGTTCCGGGCGGAGCGTCGATGATGGTGGCCTTGCCTGGACAGGCCGCCATCCGGCCCTTCACGGCTCTTACTACTGGGGGAGCCAGAGGGTTTCCCACGTTCACCCTGCCCTGAACGAATTCGATCCTCCCTGCGTGCCCACTTTCTACAACCCCGATCTCGCGTGGTTCTTCCGAAATCGCACCCGTGGGGCAGAACCGGCTGCATCCTCCGCAACCGTGGCACAGTTCGGGAAACGTCATGACCTTACTTCCCAAGGCCATAATGGCGTGAAAAGCACAGATCTCCCCACATCTGCCGCAGTGAGTGCACTTGCTCTCGTCAACAGTCGGCACCGGTTGTGTGACCTTTTCGGATGTCTCAAGTACAGGATGAAGGAAGAGGTGGGCGTTGGGCTCCTCGACATCGCAATCAAGGAGCTCCACGGGCACTGTTCCTTCAAGAGTCAGGGCGAGGTTGACTGCGATGGTGGTCTTGCCTGTCCCGCCTTTCCCGCTGGCTACTGCTACAATCATCGGACATCTCCGCCGCTCGAGTTTTGGCTGGGGAATGGGCATTCCTCCGGCATCAGCAATGCTTTCGCTCGCCGTGTCCCGCGTGGTCGTGGTCACACCCACCGTGTCCCTCACCATGTTCGCAGAAGCTCTCCCCGGCCTCGAGCGAGCCCGCGAGGTATGAATCGATCGCGTCATTTACCGTCCCCGAAACCCCACTTACCGTTTGGATGTTCTTCTCCGCAAATAGCCCTTGCGCCCTCGGGCCCATGCCCCCGGCGATAATACACGTGACTCCGAGCTTCGAAAGATACTCAGGCAGAAATCCTGGCTCGTGCCCTGGATTGGGGATGACGATCTTGTCCTGCACCTTTGAGTCGCTTGCAGTTACTATGGTGTACTCCGGGCAACGACCAAAATGTGCTGCCACCATAAACCCGTCCGTTGCTACTGCGATCTTCACACTGTAGACCTCCTCGGTTGACTCAATCTGCTCAGCGCTTGCCCATGCCGAAATGCGACCCCACTGTTGCTCCAGAAATTCGGCCGAGGTTCCCTGCCTTGTAGGCCTGGACAGCCTCGCGCACCGTTCCTGATGCCATACTGTACACCTCGATCCCCGCACCCTGCAGCGCACGTGCAGCGTTGGGGCCCACGTTCCCCGTAAGCACCGCGCTGACTCCGCGGTCGGCAAGGAACTGCGCGCTCTGAATGCCGGCGCCGCCGGATGCCATAACCCCCTGGTTGGCTACTGCATCGAATTCCTCGCTATCCGGGTCGATGATGATGAAATACTGACATCTTCCAAAACGAGGATCCAATAGTGAATTCATGTCAGCACCCTGGGCGGTAACCGCCACTTTCATCTTGCTCACTCCTTCGCGGATGATCTGGTCCATGCCGGAACCGTAGGCTTTAGGGGGAGGAAGCGAGCGTGGGTCCTCATCTCCTTCCTCCCCCTAAAGCACACGGAAGCGGCAAGCATATGGTGAGGGTCAAGTCTCTAAGGTCGGGGAGACTACTTGGGCTCTTCAGTCTTGTCCTCCTCCGACCCGGCCAGCTGCTCCAGTCTCTCCTTTACCGCTTCAAGTTCCTCCGTCAGGAATTCCGCCTGTTGCCGGAGGAGCGCAGCCTCGTGTTCAGCAGCAGCCTTGGCCGCCTCTTTCGGATCTCGGCCCGCATATGGGGCTCCAGGGAAAGGAACACCATAGGGGTTCAGGGGAAGAGGAACAACTCCGGCCGGGTATGCCGGGGCCGCCCACCCGGGGTAGCCGAATCGAGCCCAACCAGGCAATCCCGTCGCGTAGTACATACGCCTCCAACCCCTTCCCGGGCCTTGGCCGAATCCGCGCCCACGACGCAGCATCGGCCCGCCTATGAATCCGGCACCTCTGACCCCAACCGGATTCATGAACCCGGGGACGGAATACCCGGCGCAGTACCCCGCGGCTCTGCCCGTCATGGGTCCGAAACCCGAAGGTCCTGTTCCATCACCTCTTGGCATGTCCAACACCTCCTTTCATCTCGCTTTTCCGCTGGATGTCTCGCCTCCCGTCACACCGCCGTCTCGGTGCGCGTAATGATCATATGTTCATTACTAGTATACCCGCCGTTGTGGGCATATGTCAATAATCAAGCGAAAAGAATGCCCCGTCGTGTCAACCTGAATACCATCTGTCATGTGCTGTATAGAAGCAGGTTTTCGCATCCGGTGGGGAGCTGGTGCTGATCAGGCCCAGCCTCAGAAGCGTGTCGAGGAGCTTGGAGGCTTGGTTCACGTTGAGGCCTAAGCCTTCTGCTTACCTGCGATTCCACCCTCGGCCATGACGCCCCCATGGCATGTTCCCGAAGCCATGTCCGTTCTGATCGACACGGTGCACCTGTTGGGCATTGCACTGGGGACACACCATTTCGATCCCGCGTTGTCCCGTGCCGAAGGGTACCTCAAATTCGTAGTTGCATGCCCTGCATTGAAATCGGCGCACAGCCAATCGGTAGTTTCCTCCCTCCACGCGGATGGCTCTGCCTTCGACGAGGGCCCGTGCGACTTTCTGCCTTGCCGCGACAAGCACTCTCTGGAATGTGGGCCGGGAGACCTGCATTCTCTCCGCACACTGCTCTTGTTCGAGGCCTTCCATGTCCTTCAGACGAATGGCCTCGAGTTCCTCCACAGTCAGCACTTCTTCCACTAGCTCTCGTAGAGGAACTCCGGCCGGCTTGAACACAGTTACCTGAGGAAGCAACTCCACGCGCCGGAACTTGGGCGGCCTCGGCATGTTATCAGCTCCCGTCCACAGATTCATTCACCGCTACAGCGTTGACCTAAGTTTCATTTCCTTGTCATCGCAACTCCACAGTTGGGGCACGTAATCTGGTAACAAGGGACCCCCCTCTGGTGGGGAACGACTCTCCCGCACGCTGGGCAAACGCACTCACCAACCGGCCCTGCTCCGGCTCTGGGGCCTCTGTTTCTTCCTGTGCCTCCGCCAAAGCCTCTCCCGAAACCCTCTCCTGTGCCAGGGCCTTGTCCTGTGGGACCCGTACCATCACCCCTGGGCATTCCTCTCACCTCCAGCTCTATTCCCACGTCAATATCAATCATATGCCCATAACCATTGTAGCTTCCCCCGCTGCCAAACGTCAACCTCAAGAGCATGAAGTTTACTGGGGCCAGATGGCAGTGCGTCTTGTTTCAGTGCCCCGTGTGAACATACTTCATCAAGGTATTATGCGCTGTATCATCCGACTGACGATGCTACCGCAGAATATCAGTGCCCAGCGTAGTGCCAGAATCCAAATGTGACCTCATAGATACTCCCCAACAGGTATTTGAGGTAGTTTACAAACGCTCTTTGTAGGTGTATCATCTGGCTTGGCGGTGTCAACGAACCGGGGGGAGGTGCCATGCTTGATCATCGGCGATGATGTCCCAGTCTACACCATAGGAATCACCGCTGGTCTCCTTGGTGTCCACCCGGAGACCCTCAGAATCTGGGAACGGCAGAGCCTCATAAGGCCTGCCCGCAGGGGAGGCCAGCGTCTTTATTCAGCCAATGACGTTAAGCGGCTCAGGTTTGTCAAGCATCTCACTGATGACAAGGGCCTCAACTTGGCCGGTGTCAGGCAGGTTGTGGAGATGTACCCGTGCTGGTGGCTGGACAACTGCCCCGGAGGGATGTCACCAGAATTGAAGGCGCGGACTAAGGCGTGCTGGAAAGAGCATGACACCTATTGTCATGTGGTAGTCGACAAGGCTGATCTCTGCGGCGGATGCCGGATATATCAGAACCGGGAGAGATGTGGGTCCTGCGCCAGATCCAACAGGGATTCGTGAAGCACCTGCTTCTGTGCGGTTGAAGACACGCTTTGAAGAAGGGACGGGAGAACCACCGATGAGCGAAACCAGAACCAACGACCGAACAAAGGAAAAGCCAGCGGCGGAATCCGCCATAGAGAAGTTGCCGCAAGGCCCGTTCAACAACATTCGGCATGTCATTGCGGTGATGAGTGGAAAAGGCGGAGTCGGGAAGTCTTCCGTAACTGCCCTTCTCGCTTCCTCCTTTGCACGGGCGGGCTATCGTGTTGGGATACTGGACGCAGATATAACTGGGCCGAGTATTCCGAAGATGTTTGGGCTGAGCCAACGGGCCGACAGTGCGGAGCTTGGCCTGCTCCCTGTGAGGAGCGAAACCTTCAAGATGCCCGTAATGTCGATCAACCTTCTTCTTCCCAGTGAGGACGATCCTGTCATATGGCGAGGGCCACTCATCGCAAACGTCGTCAGGCAGTTCTGGACGGATGTCGTCTGGGAGGACCTGGACTTCCTCTTTGTGGACCTTCCGCCTGGAACTGGAGATGCCCCGCTCACCGTCATGCAGTCCCTGCCGCTCGATGGGATCGTGATAGTCTCATCGCCCCAGGATCTCGCGGTCATGGTGGTGAAGAAGGCTATCAAGATGGCAAGGCTCCTCAAAACTCACATTCTGGGCTTGGTTGAAAACATGAGTTATGTCACGTGCCCGCACTGCGGCGAAAGGCACCAGGTCTTCGGCCCGAGCAAAGGCCAAGCCGTGGCGAAAGCCACCGACATACCGTTTCTTGCCACACTCCCGCTCGACCCGAGTCTTTCGGAGCTGTGTGATAAGGGTCGGATTGAAGACTATGAGCCGGAAGGGTTCAGCAGTGTCGTGGACCATATCGTGAGAATCTCGGACCATCTGGAGAAGCTCAGGGCGCAAAAGGCAGGGGCACAAGGGCAATAACCAGGGCATTCGAGAGTCACACGACGTCTCCGCCAACAACTAAAGCGCCTCCCATCACGGAGGCGCTTACTGTCACATATGGTAGCGGCGACTGGATTCGAACCAGTGACACTGCGGGTATGAACCGCATGCTCTAACCAACTGAGCTACGCCGCCACATGTCACGATCCATGCGAAACTCATTTTAGCACCCGATCTTCAGTCTGTCAATCGGCCGCATGCGGCACATCCGGGGTCCCGCGCCACCTCCACCCGGTCAAATTCCATCCTGAGACCGTCCCATATGAGAAGCCTGCCCACGAGTGGTTCGCCCGCCCCCACGATCAGCTTGATCGCCTCGGTAGCCTGGATCGTCCCGATGACTCCGGGCACGGGCGACAGCACTCCCACTCGTTCGGGCGAGATCGAGGCACAAACTCCCTCCGACCTGCCAGATTCCTCGGAATCATCACCCGGGACGCCACCGCCCGCCCCCGGCGCCTCGCCAAACACACACCGGTAGCAGGGGCCGGCCCCCGGGACAACGGTCATCGCCTGCCCGACCCACCCCAATACCGCACCGTGCACGAACGGCTTGCCTGCCGCGACACACGCGTCGTTCAGGATGAACCTGGTCTTGAAGTTGTCTGTGCCGTCTACCACGATGTCGTATTCTTCAATGAGCCGGGCAGCGTTCTCTGCCCCGACTCGCTCCGCGTGGCCAACCACGTCGCACCCGGGGTTCAACCGGGCAAGCTTCTCGGCGGCAGACTCCACCTTCGGCCTCCCTATGTCGGACGTCGAGTGGAGAATCTGCCTCTGCAGGTTCGACAGGTCCACGCGGTCGGAATCCGCGATCCCGAGCCTCCCCACGCCCGCGGCTGCGAGGTAGAACGCTGCCGGCGAGCCGAGCCCTCCTGTCCCCACCACGAGCACCTTCGCCTGTTTGAGTTTCTCCTGGCCGGGCTCACCCACTCCCGCAAGGCAGAGATGGCGCCCGTACCGCTCCCGCTCGGCGCGGCTCAGGCCTCCGGGAGTTCGCGTCCCCTCCTGCGCCCACTCGGTCGATCCCGGTAGGTCTTTCGGTCCCGGAAGGTCAGTCCCACTCATCACGCCGGCATGCCCTCCCTCTCCGCAATCCAATCCGCCGCAGTCTTGAGCACTTCGTCTTTCTGGGGCTCATTGAATATCTCGTGGAAGAGTCCGTCCCACACCACAAGCTTCTTGTCAGGGTGCGGGTCCCGCTCGTAGAATTCCACGGTGACCTCGGTGGCGACTATTGGGTCAGCCCCACCCGCCATGAACAGGCATGGAACCGCGAAAGACCCTGCCCGCCCGCGCACATCCTTCATGGCGGACTCGAATTCGACGCAGAACCTGGTGGTGATGCGCGGGTACCTGACCGGGTCGGTCTTGTAGGATGATACCACGTTCTGATCGTGGCAGAGGTGTTCGGCAGGTATCCCCGTGTCCACTGAAAGCCTTGGGAACACCCTGGCCAGTGCCAGGACCAGGGTCTTCTTGGCCCCCGAAACCTTCATCCTCAGGTCGAGGCACGGCGCACTGGCAATGATCCCGTCCACCACGTCCGGCCTCCGCGCGGCATGGCCCAGAACGATCAGGCCTCCCATGGAGTGGCCTATCGCAAAGAGGCGGATTCCGGGGCGCCGGCGCCGGATCTCACCGGCTACAAACCCGAAGTCCTCATAGAACTGCTCGAACCGCTCTACGTGCCCTCGCACTCCGCCCGATTTGCCCTGCCCGCGGTGGTCGTAGGCGTACACCGTGTAACCGAGTCCCGCGAAGTACTCGGCCACATGCCTGAACCGGCCCGAATGGTCGGCGAGTCCGTGGGCGATCACCACCGCCGCGCGCGGCTTCCCGTCTACGTCCGGCGCAGGTCCGGCCGGCGGCCTTCCGCGTTTCGCCGCTTCCTTATCCTCCACCGCACCCTTCCATGCCCTGAGAAACAGCACCGTCCCGTCCGGGGTGGTGATGGTCTCCTCCGAGTAGGCGACACCCGCCATTTGGGCATCCTCCTCCAGGCCAAAGGCCTCAGATGATGGCAAGTTCCCGTCCGACTTTCTCGAACGCTACAAGTGCGAACTCGAGGTTCTCTTGGGTGTGGGACGCTGTGACGATGGTCCGGACCCGGGCTTTCCCCACCGGCACTGTTGGGAACGCAATCCCCTGGGCGAACACGCCTTCCTCGAACAGCCTATCCGAAAACTTCATGGCGAGGGCCCCGTCCCCGACGATAACCGGGGTGATGGGGGTCTCGCTCCGGCCAGTATCGAAGCCCAGCTTGTTGAGGCCTTTCTTGAAGAACCGGGTGTTCTCCCAAAGCCTCTCTATGTGTTCTGGCTCCTCCACCAGTATGTCGAAGGCCTCGAGGCACGCAGCCGTTACCGCCGGCGGGTGGGAGGTGCTGAACAGAATGGGCCTTGCCCTGTGAATCAGGTAGTCTATGAGGGTCCGGCTCCCGGCGACATACCCCCCGAGCACCCCGATGGCTTTAGAAAGTGTTCCCACCTGGATGTCCACGCTTCCGTGCAAGTCGAAGTGGTCGACAGTCCCCCGACCGTTCCGCCCCAGTACTCCAGAGGCATGGGCATCGTCCACCATGGTGATGGCGCCATATTCCTTTGCCGCCCGAACGATCTCGGGAAGCCGGGCGATGTCCCCATCCATGCTGAAAACTCCGTCGGTGATGACCAAGACCCGGTGGCCTTCCTTCTGGATCGGTGCGGTCTCCTCGAGTAACCGCCTGAGCGCGTCCACGTCAGCATGGGGAAAGACCTTGATCGTCGCTCTTGACAGCCTGCACCCGTCGATGATACTGGCGTGGTTGAGTTCATCGCTTATGATGACGTCGTCTTTGCCAAGGATAGCCGAGACGGTCCCAGCGTTCGCAGTGAATCCGGACTGGAAGACGAGGGCAGCCTCGGTATGCTTGAACGCCGCTATCTTCCGCTCCAGCTCCTCGTGCATGGACATGGTCCCAGCGATCGTCCGCACCGCACCCGATCCCGCGCCGAACTCCTCCACCGCCCGGCGCGCACGCTCCACCATCCGGGGATGGGTGGCGAGGCCCAGGTAGTTGTTGGATGAAAGGTTCACCACCTCGTGCCCGTCGTACACGGCCACTGCCTTCTGCTGGCCTTCGAGCACCTTTGGATACCGGAACAGCTTCTGCTCGCGCAGGTTGGCCAATTCCTCTTCAAGGTATGCAAGTGCGTTGGACATGAAGGTCGCCCCCTGAGTATTTGGTAGCTACGGAATTCACCGTTCCGCCCGGCCCGCCGTGGCTCTTCCCTTCCCGCGTTCCCCTGCCCCTACGGGTAGAGTATGACCTTGCCACACTCTCCCGCCATCATGAGCCTGATCCCCTCCTCGAAGTCCTCCAGGGACAGCCGGTGTGTGATGACGGGAGTGATATCGAGCCCGGCCTTGAGAAGTGAGCGGGCTTCGAACCAGGTCTCGAACATCTTCCTTCCATTGATACCCTGAACCACCGCGCCTTTGAAGATGATAGCATTGGCGAGGTCGATCTCCACAGGTGCTGACGGGAGTCCCAGCAGTGCTGCGAACCCCGCTTTCCG encodes the following:
- a CDS encoding HesA/MoeB/ThiF family protein, whose translation is MMSGTDLPGPKDLPGSTEWAQEGTRTPGGLSRAERERYGRHLCLAGVGEPGQEKLKQAKVLVVGTGGLGSPAAFYLAAAGVGRLGIADSDRVDLSNLQRQILHSTSDIGRPKVESAAEKLARLNPGCDVVGHAERVGAENAARLIEEYDIVVDGTDNFKTRFILNDACVAAGKPFVHGAVLGWVGQAMTVVPGAGPCYRCVFGEAPGAGGGVPGDDSEESGRSEGVCASISPERVGVLSPVPGVIGTIQATEAIKLIVGAGEPLVGRLLIWDGLRMEFDRVEVARDPGCAACGRLTD
- a CDS encoding DUF5320 domain-containing protein codes for the protein MPRGDGTGPSGFGPMTGRAAGYCAGYSVPGFMNPVGVRGAGFIGGPMLRRGRGFGQGPGRGWRRMYYATGLPGWARFGYPGWAAPAYPAGVVPLPLNPYGVPFPGAPYAGRDPKEAAKAAAEHEAALLRQQAEFLTEELEAVKERLEQLAGSEEDKTEEPK
- a CDS encoding MerR family transcriptional regulator gives rise to the protein MIIGDDVPVYTIGITAGLLGVHPETLRIWERQSLIRPARRGGQRLYSANDVKRLRFVKHLTDDKGLNLAGVRQVVEMYPCWWLDNCPGGMSPELKARTKACWKEHDTYCHVVVDKADLCGGCRIYQNRERCGSCARSNRDS
- a CDS encoding lysophospholipase, which encodes MAGVAYSEETITTPDGTVLFLRAWKGAVEDKEAAKRGRPPAGPAPDVDGKPRAAVVIAHGLADHSGRFRHVAEYFAGLGYTVYAYDHRGQGKSGGVRGHVERFEQFYEDFGFVAGEIRRRRPGIRLFAIGHSMGGLIVLGHAARRPDVVDGIIASAPCLDLRMKVSGAKKTLVLALARVFPRLSVDTGIPAEHLCHDQNVVSSYKTDPVRYPRITTRFCVEFESAMKDVRGRAGSFAVPCLFMAGGADPIVATEVTVEFYERDPHPDKKLVVWDGLFHEIFNEPQKDEVLKTAADWIAEREGMPA
- a CDS encoding Mrp/NBP35 family ATP-binding protein; translated protein: MSETRTNDRTKEKPAAESAIEKLPQGPFNNIRHVIAVMSGKGGVGKSSVTALLASSFARAGYRVGILDADITGPSIPKMFGLSQRADSAELGLLPVRSETFKMPVMSINLLLPSEDDPVIWRGPLIANVVRQFWTDVVWEDLDFLFVDLPPGTGDAPLTVMQSLPLDGIVIVSSPQDLAVMVVKKAIKMARLLKTHILGLVENMSYVTCPHCGERHQVFGPSKGQAVAKATDIPFLATLPLDPSLSELCDKGRIEDYEPEGFSSVVDHIVRISDHLEKLRAQKAGAQGQ
- a CDS encoding DUF134 domain-containing protein translates to MPRPPKFRRVELLPQVTVFKPAGVPLRELVEEVLTVEELEAIRLKDMEGLEQEQCAERMQVSRPTFQRVLVAARQKVARALVEGRAIRVEGGNYRLAVRRFQCRACNYEFEVPFGTGQRGIEMVCPQCNAQQVHRVDQNGHGFGNMPWGRHGRGWNRR
- a CDS encoding ATP-binding protein, producing the protein MKELLVISGKGGTGKTSIVGAFAVLSKNKVLADCDVDAADLHLLLKPTVRETTEFYGSKKAGLDEAKCTGCGDCIEACRFGAIVMGKGRIEIDPISCEGCAVCSHVCPQGAIVMQDNLSGHWFISDTPYGPLVHARLGVAEESSGKLVTRVRDEARSLAKSLELDLIIIDGPPGIGCPVIASISGVDLALIVTEPTVAGTHDMARALELARHFGVEVVVCINKYDLHEGKAQEIEQHCAAEGIQVAGKIPFDEGVVTALTRGMPVGARANDGASGWEEGKASKAIQELWARVSSRLN
- a CDS encoding glycine C-acetyltransferase, with amino-acid sequence MSNALAYLEEELANLREQKLFRYPKVLEGQQKAVAVYDGHEVVNLSSNNYLGLATHPRMVERARRAVEEFGAGSGAVRTIAGTMSMHEELERKIAAFKHTEAALVFQSGFTANAGTVSAILGKDDVIISDELNHASIIDGCRLSRATIKVFPHADVDALRRLLEETAPIQKEGHRVLVITDGVFSMDGDIARLPEIVRAAKEYGAITMVDDAHASGVLGRNGRGTVDHFDLHGSVDIQVGTLSKAIGVLGGYVAGSRTLIDYLIHRARPILFSTSHPPAVTAACLEAFDILVEEPEHIERLWENTRFFKKGLNKLGFDTGRSETPITPVIVGDGALAMKFSDRLFEEGVFAQGIAFPTVPVGKARVRTIVTASHTQENLEFALVAFEKVGRELAII
- a CDS encoding ATP-binding protein codes for the protein MIVAVASGKGGTGKTTIAVNLALTLEGTVPVELLDCDVEEPNAHLFLHPVLETSEKVTQPVPTVDESKCTHCGRCGEICAFHAIMALGSKVMTFPELCHGCGGCSRFCPTGAISEEPREIGVVESGHAGRIEFVQGRVNVGNPLAPPVVRAVKGRMAACPGKATIIDAPPGTSCPVVASVKDSDFCILVTEPTPFGVNDLLLAIDMVRELGVPFGVVINRSGIGDSNLVAYCRLEKIPILLEIPFDRRYAACYAGGGRLVEDFPELREAFRDLWRRVCVLAGVR
- a CDS encoding NifB/NifX family molybdenum-iron cluster-binding protein, producing the protein MKVAVTAQGADMNSLLDPRFGRCQYFIIIDPDSEEFDAVANQGVMASGGAGIQSAQFLADRGVSAVLTGNVGPNAARALQGAGIEVYSMASGTVREAVQAYKAGNLGRISGATVGSHFGMGKR
- a CDS encoding NifB/NifX family molybdenum-iron cluster-binding protein; this encodes MKIAVATDGFMVAAHFGRCPEYTIVTASDSKVQDKIVIPNPGHEPGFLPEYLSKLGVTCIIAGGMGPRAQGLFAEKNIQTVSGVSGTVNDAIDSYLAGSLEAGESFCEHGEGHGGCDHDHAGHGERKHC